In one window of Pseudomonas sp. IAC-BECa141 DNA:
- a CDS encoding trifunctional serine/threonine-protein kinase/ATP-binding protein/sensor histidine kinase — protein MQMLWDDAERILLRGRRASGGHEVDVLIASLATEQPSGASVERLAHEFSLKDQLESDWAARPLELLHDEGRLQLVLEDPGGVPLARLLTAPLDVATFLPLAISVAVALGKLHRRGLIHKDIKPAHLLVNCPDGHARLTGFGLASRLPRERQPAEPPETLSGTLAYMAPEQTGRMNRLVDSRSDLYAFGVTLYQMLTGSLPFSAADPMEWLHCHIARTPMSPNARVATVPEMLSRIVMKLLAKTAEERYQSALGVEQDLRRCLAGWHLQNMDEFALDEQGTCDRLLIPEKLYGREPEVQTLIAAFERIAVSHRPELVLVCGYSGIGKSSVVHELHQTLVPVRGLFASGKFDQYKRDVPYSTLAQAFQGLVRTLLGQSDSQMAEWRNALRQALGAEARLVSDLIPELKLIIGDTPPIADLEPPQAQRRFLQVLRRFIGVFARAEHPLVLFLDDLQWLDVATLNWLEELLTHSHLQHLMLIGAYRSNEVDASHPLTTRLSAIKAAGGRVHQITLLPLARSHIEQLIAESSRSEPSYIAPLAQLILDKTQGNPFFVIQFLQTLVEQDLLTFDHDRRQWVWDAQRIHTRGYTDNVVDLMLDKMARLPAETQQALQQLACLGNLADVASLSTVLDLPVAEVHGVLWPAVRHELITRQDSTYGFVHDRVQEAAYLLIDEAARAQHHLRIGRSLVEKTPADKHAEKIFEMVGQLNRGAALMNRQQEREHLSQLNLLAGERARASTAYASALTYFAQGAALLGEGGWEHQRELMFALESGRAFCEFLTRQLGSAEARLRQLSRRALTLIERTRVACLQADLYLVLNQSDNAVTVCLAFLRYLGIEWSPHPDDDEVRDEYRQIGQRLGERPIEALIDLPPMVDETALATLEALTKLIVAAVHMDGNLPGLAMCRAINLSIEYGNSDASCVAYANVSRIAGRRFADYPAGVAFAELGCRLVERRDLERYQARTQLAFWLFAKRWAQPIRTCLEPLARIFEVANRTGDLPIAAFTGNSRVSNLLATGEPLAELHEEAERGLAYARKIGFGVVIDFIETQLAFIRMLRGQTPTFGSIGPGAFAERHCEDHQTSLVAICWHWIRTLQACYFAGHYEAAAEAGAAARQLLRSSHSFLEEAEYCFYQALTLAALCSTRPAGERQAQLDVITAQHRQLQVWAELCPDNFASHAALLAGEIARLEGRLPEAEHCFEHAIESAQRSGFLHIEALANELAARFYENRGLHKIARVYLQDARYGYQRWGAEGKVRQLEAEHTFLRVEKPLPGPTSTIATPVEHLDLATVLKVSQAASSEIVLEKLIDMIMRTAIEQAGAQRGVLILTEQGEQRIVAEAITRDDATQLDLRDAPVAARLLPESVLNQVLRTQENLVLDDALAEPSFAADPYVRQHRVRSVLCLPLLNQAKLIGVLYLENNLTSRVFSPSRIASLRLIASQAAISLVNARLYRDVAEREVKSRESEQRYREIQAELAHACRVATMGQLAASIAHEVSQPLASTLASAQAALRWSGAAPPNLEETRLCLERIVRDAHRGSEVLDRIRGLIRKAPQPKEPVNLNEVIGEVIEITRSQAQKAGVSVEAQMAASLPRVDGDRVELQQVVLNLVMNALEAMSGAGIVKGELRIRTQANEAEQVWVCVSDSGPGFGAHSIGQLFTPFYTTKPTGLGMGLSICRSIIETHGGQLWIEANQPCGAVVQFVLPADPVLLP, from the coding sequence ATGCAGATGCTGTGGGACGACGCAGAACGCATTCTCCTGCGGGGCAGACGTGCTTCTGGCGGTCATGAGGTTGATGTCCTGATCGCCTCGCTCGCTACGGAGCAACCTTCGGGCGCTAGCGTCGAGCGGCTTGCCCATGAGTTTTCCCTGAAAGACCAGTTGGAGAGCGACTGGGCTGCCCGTCCCCTTGAGTTGTTGCATGACGAGGGCCGCCTGCAGCTGGTGCTCGAAGACCCGGGCGGCGTGCCGCTGGCCCGTTTGCTGACGGCACCCCTGGACGTTGCGACGTTTCTGCCGCTGGCCATCAGCGTGGCGGTTGCACTGGGCAAGTTGCATCGACGTGGCCTGATTCACAAAGACATCAAGCCCGCTCACCTTCTGGTGAACTGCCCCGATGGGCACGCCCGACTCACCGGCTTCGGCCTCGCATCGCGTCTGCCCCGGGAACGGCAGCCCGCGGAACCGCCAGAAACGTTGTCCGGGACTCTGGCCTATATGGCCCCGGAACAGACGGGCCGGATGAACCGCTTGGTGGATTCGCGCAGCGACCTCTATGCCTTCGGCGTCACGCTCTATCAAATGCTCACCGGGTCGCTGCCGTTCAGCGCTGCCGATCCGATGGAATGGCTGCATTGCCATATCGCGCGTACGCCGATGTCGCCGAATGCGCGCGTGGCGACGGTGCCCGAGATGCTGTCGCGAATCGTCATGAAGCTGCTGGCCAAGACCGCCGAGGAGCGCTATCAGTCTGCGCTTGGCGTCGAGCAGGATCTGCGCCGTTGTCTGGCAGGCTGGCACCTGCAGAATATGGACGAGTTTGCGCTGGACGAGCAGGGGACGTGCGACCGTTTGCTGATCCCCGAAAAGCTCTACGGCCGAGAGCCCGAAGTCCAGACGCTGATTGCCGCGTTCGAACGGATTGCCGTCAGCCACCGACCGGAGCTGGTGCTGGTTTGCGGCTATTCGGGCATCGGTAAATCCTCGGTGGTCCACGAGCTGCATCAAACCCTGGTGCCGGTGCGCGGGTTGTTTGCCAGCGGAAAGTTCGACCAGTACAAACGCGACGTACCTTATTCGACTCTGGCCCAAGCGTTCCAAGGGCTGGTGCGCACGCTTCTGGGCCAGAGCGATTCGCAAATGGCCGAGTGGCGCAACGCGCTGCGGCAAGCGCTGGGCGCCGAGGCGCGGCTGGTGAGCGACCTGATTCCGGAGCTGAAACTGATCATCGGCGATACGCCGCCGATAGCGGACCTGGAGCCGCCACAGGCGCAACGCCGGTTCTTGCAGGTATTGCGACGGTTTATCGGCGTGTTTGCCCGCGCCGAACATCCACTTGTGCTGTTTCTGGATGATTTGCAATGGCTGGATGTCGCGACACTCAATTGGCTGGAGGAACTGCTGACGCATTCCCACTTGCAGCACTTGATGCTGATCGGCGCTTACCGCAGCAATGAGGTGGATGCCTCGCATCCGTTGACCACCCGGTTGAGCGCCATCAAAGCGGCTGGGGGGCGGGTACATCAGATCACCCTGTTGCCGCTGGCCCGATCGCACATCGAGCAGTTGATCGCCGAGTCATCGCGCTCCGAGCCGTCGTACATCGCGCCGCTCGCGCAGCTGATTCTGGACAAGACGCAGGGCAATCCTTTCTTCGTCATTCAGTTCCTGCAAACCCTGGTCGAACAGGATCTGCTGACTTTCGATCATGACCGCCGGCAATGGGTCTGGGACGCACAGCGCATACACACCAGGGGCTACACCGACAATGTGGTCGACCTGATGCTCGACAAGATGGCACGGCTGCCCGCTGAAACGCAGCAGGCGTTGCAGCAACTGGCGTGCCTGGGCAACCTCGCCGATGTCGCCTCCCTGTCTACCGTTCTGGACTTGCCTGTCGCAGAGGTTCACGGGGTGTTGTGGCCGGCGGTTCGTCATGAATTGATCACGCGTCAGGACAGCACTTATGGGTTTGTTCACGATCGGGTCCAGGAAGCGGCGTATCTGCTGATTGATGAGGCTGCCCGTGCGCAGCATCACCTGCGGATCGGACGTTCGCTGGTGGAGAAGACGCCGGCAGACAAGCATGCAGAAAAGATTTTCGAGATGGTCGGCCAACTCAATCGAGGTGCCGCGCTGATGAATCGACAACAGGAGCGCGAACACCTGTCGCAATTGAACCTGCTGGCGGGCGAACGGGCCAGAGCGTCAACGGCCTATGCTTCGGCGCTGACGTACTTCGCCCAGGGCGCAGCGCTGCTGGGCGAGGGCGGCTGGGAACATCAGCGTGAGTTGATGTTTGCGCTGGAGTCCGGCCGGGCCTTTTGCGAATTCCTTACCCGCCAGTTGGGGAGCGCCGAAGCGCGTCTGCGGCAATTGTCACGCCGTGCGCTGACGCTGATCGAACGCACCCGGGTCGCCTGCCTGCAAGCGGATCTCTACCTGGTTCTGAATCAGAGCGACAACGCGGTGACGGTCTGCCTGGCTTTCCTGCGTTATCTGGGGATCGAGTGGTCGCCTCATCCCGATGACGACGAGGTGCGTGACGAATACCGGCAGATCGGGCAAAGGCTCGGCGAGCGTCCTATCGAAGCATTGATCGATCTGCCGCCCATGGTGGATGAAACCGCGCTTGCCACTCTTGAAGCCCTGACCAAGCTGATCGTTGCTGCGGTCCATATGGACGGCAATCTTCCGGGCCTGGCCATGTGCCGGGCGATCAATCTGAGCATTGAATACGGCAACAGCGATGCTTCGTGCGTGGCCTATGCCAACGTGTCGCGGATCGCCGGGCGGCGGTTCGCGGACTATCCGGCCGGCGTGGCGTTCGCCGAGCTGGGCTGTCGACTGGTCGAACGGCGCGATCTGGAACGCTATCAGGCACGTACGCAACTGGCGTTCTGGTTGTTTGCCAAACGCTGGGCTCAACCGATACGAACCTGCCTTGAGCCTTTGGCCCGTATATTTGAAGTGGCGAACCGCACTGGTGATCTGCCGATTGCCGCGTTCACCGGCAACAGCCGGGTCTCCAACCTGTTGGCCACCGGCGAACCCCTGGCCGAATTGCATGAGGAGGCCGAGCGCGGGTTGGCTTACGCCAGAAAAATCGGGTTCGGCGTGGTCATCGACTTCATCGAAACGCAGTTGGCGTTTATCCGGATGCTCCGGGGCCAGACGCCAACTTTCGGCAGCATCGGCCCGGGCGCATTTGCCGAGCGCCACTGCGAGGATCACCAGACCTCATTGGTTGCCATTTGCTGGCACTGGATTCGCACCTTGCAGGCCTGTTATTTCGCCGGCCACTACGAAGCAGCGGCAGAGGCCGGCGCCGCCGCTCGACAATTGCTCAGGTCATCGCACTCGTTTCTTGAGGAAGCCGAATATTGCTTCTACCAGGCCTTGACCCTCGCTGCCCTGTGCAGCACCAGGCCCGCCGGTGAACGGCAGGCGCAACTCGACGTCATCACCGCGCAACACCGGCAATTGCAGGTCTGGGCCGAACTCTGCCCGGACAATTTCGCCAGCCACGCCGCATTGCTGGCGGGTGAAATTGCCCGTCTGGAGGGCCGGCTGCCAGAGGCCGAGCATTGCTTCGAACACGCAATCGAATCAGCTCAGCGCAGCGGCTTCCTGCATATCGAAGCGCTGGCCAACGAGCTCGCCGCGCGTTTCTATGAAAACCGCGGGCTGCACAAGATTGCCCGGGTCTATCTTCAGGATGCGCGCTACGGCTATCAGCGCTGGGGCGCCGAGGGCAAAGTGCGACAACTGGAAGCCGAGCACACGTTCCTGCGGGTCGAAAAACCGCTGCCCGGTCCCACCAGTACCATCGCCACGCCGGTGGAGCACCTGGACCTTGCGACCGTGTTAAAGGTGTCGCAAGCGGCCTCCAGTGAAATCGTCCTCGAAAAGCTGATCGACATGATCATGCGCACCGCAATCGAACAGGCCGGCGCGCAGCGTGGCGTGCTGATCCTGACGGAGCAGGGCGAGCAGCGGATCGTCGCCGAGGCGATCACTCGTGACGACGCGACGCAACTGGATCTGCGCGATGCGCCGGTGGCTGCGAGGCTGTTGCCGGAGTCGGTCCTGAACCAGGTGCTGCGCACTCAGGAAAACCTGGTACTGGATGATGCCTTGGCCGAACCATCGTTCGCGGCCGACCCGTATGTTCGCCAGCATCGCGTGCGCTCGGTACTCTGCCTGCCGTTGCTCAATCAGGCGAAACTGATCGGCGTGCTGTATCTGGAAAACAACCTGACTTCGAGGGTGTTCAGCCCCTCACGGATCGCCTCGCTGAGGCTGATCGCCTCACAGGCGGCGATCTCGCTGGTCAATGCACGCCTGTACCGCGATGTCGCCGAGCGCGAGGTCAAAAGCCGCGAAAGCGAGCAGCGTTATCGCGAGATACAGGCTGAGCTGGCCCATGCCTGCCGCGTCGCGACCATGGGGCAACTCGCGGCCTCGATTGCCCATGAAGTCAGCCAGCCGCTGGCCTCGACACTCGCCAGCGCCCAGGCAGCGCTGCGCTGGTCGGGTGCGGCGCCACCGAACCTCGAAGAAACCCGCCTGTGCCTGGAGCGGATCGTCAGGGATGCCCATCGGGGCAGTGAGGTGCTGGATCGTATTCGCGGGCTGATTCGCAAGGCCCCTCAGCCAAAGGAGCCGGTCAACCTCAATGAGGTGATTGGCGAAGTCATCGAGATCACCCGGAGCCAGGCGCAGAAGGCCGGGGTTTCGGTCGAGGCGCAGATGGCGGCCAGTTTGCCACGGGTCGATGGCGACCGGGTCGAGCTGCAGCAAGTGGTGCTCAATCTGGTGATGAACGCACTGGAAGCCATGAGCGGTGCAGGTATCGTCAAAGGAGAGCTGCGCATCCGCACGCAAGCCAATGAAGCGGAGCAGGTGTGGGTGTGTGTCAGCGATTCGGGGCCGGGGTTCGGCGCGCATTCGATCGGGCAGCTGTTTACACCGTTTTACACCACCAAACCCACGGGGCTGGGCATGGGGCTGTCGATCTGCCGTTCGATCATCGAGACCCATGGCGGTCAATTGTGGATCGAGGCCAATCAGCCGTGCGGTGCCGTCGTGCAGTTTGTCTTGCCGGCCGATCCCGTTCTGCTTCCGTGA
- a CDS encoding NAD(P)/FAD-dependent oxidoreductase, with protein sequence MKQHILVIGAGFGGVWSALSAARLLDQHDRNDVQITVLAPQAELRIRPRFYEPDVHNMKAPLGELFDAVGVRFVKGIADNIDTQSKQVTYSDAFGAQGKLSYDRLVLAAGSRVIRPPLKGMIEHAFDVDQIEEAARLEAHIKSLKNQPSSAARNTVVVAGGGFTGIETATEMPARLRAALGDDAPIRVIVVDRSPQIAATLGEGIRPSIVEASRELGIEWIVDASVASVDAGGVTLADGQRIESSTVVWTVGFRASPLTEQVPGSRDPQGRLHVDGNLKVLGHVDVFAAGDVAYAATDDLGNYAAMSCQHAISLGRYAGNNVAADLIGVAPMTYSQPKYVTCLDLGAWGAVFTEGWDRQLKLVGQEAKDLKTQINTVWIYPPAADRATALAAADPLIPVA encoded by the coding sequence ATGAAACAGCACATTTTAGTGATAGGCGCAGGATTTGGTGGAGTCTGGAGCGCCTTGAGCGCCGCACGACTGCTGGACCAGCATGATCGTAACGACGTGCAGATCACCGTCCTGGCGCCCCAGGCAGAACTGCGTATCCGCCCACGCTTCTACGAGCCGGACGTCCACAACATGAAGGCGCCGCTGGGTGAGCTGTTCGATGCGGTCGGCGTGAGATTCGTCAAAGGCATCGCCGACAACATCGACACCCAAAGCAAGCAGGTGACCTACAGCGATGCCTTCGGCGCGCAAGGCAAGCTGAGCTATGACCGGCTGGTATTGGCCGCCGGCAGTCGCGTGATTCGCCCACCGCTCAAAGGCATGATCGAACACGCTTTCGATGTCGACCAGATAGAAGAAGCCGCCCGCCTCGAAGCCCATATCAAATCCTTGAAGAACCAGCCGTCGAGCGCTGCGCGAAATACCGTGGTGGTCGCCGGTGGTGGTTTTACCGGGATCGAAACCGCCACCGAAATGCCCGCCCGCCTGCGTGCCGCTCTGGGTGACGATGCGCCGATCAGAGTCATCGTAGTGGATCGTTCGCCGCAAATCGCCGCGACGTTGGGTGAAGGCATTCGCCCTTCCATCGTGGAAGCTTCCAGGGAGCTGGGCATCGAATGGATAGTCGACGCCTCGGTCGCCTCGGTCGATGCCGGCGGCGTGACCCTGGCCGACGGCCAACGTATCGAATCCAGCACCGTCGTCTGGACCGTTGGTTTCCGCGCCAGCCCGCTCACCGAACAGGTGCCGGGCAGCCGTGATCCGCAAGGGCGCCTGCACGTCGACGGCAACCTGAAAGTGCTGGGGCATGTGGATGTCTTCGCTGCCGGCGACGTCGCTTATGCCGCCACGGATGATCTCGGAAACTACGCCGCGATGTCCTGCCAGCATGCGATCAGCCTGGGCCGTTATGCCGGCAACAATGTGGCGGCTGACCTGATCGGTGTCGCGCCGATGACCTACAGCCAGCCCAAGTACGTGACCTGCCTTGACCTCGGCGCCTGGGGCGCCGTGTTCACCGAGGGCTGGGACCGTCAATTGAAACTGGTCGGGCAAGAAGCCAAAGACCTCAAGACTCAGATCAATACCGTTTGGATCTACCCGCCGGCCGCCGATCGTGCAACCGCACTGGCCGCTGCCGACCCGTTGATTCCGGTGGCCTGA
- a CDS encoding response regulator transcription factor, with translation MSHTAVVSVVDDDESVRMALDSLLRSHGYSVRLYPNAEAFLAMTAPPRPGCIISDIQMPGLSGIQMYDALCARGLRIPIIFITGYQGPPPKVNAAFPEPLAYFPKPFPCGELITCIESAFNRTV, from the coding sequence ATGTCCCACACCGCTGTTGTTTCGGTTGTCGATGATGATGAATCCGTGCGCATGGCGCTGGACAGCCTTTTGCGCTCTCACGGCTACAGCGTGCGGCTGTACCCGAACGCCGAGGCTTTTCTGGCGATGACCGCACCGCCCCGCCCCGGCTGCATCATCTCGGATATCCAGATGCCCGGACTGTCTGGCATCCAGATGTACGACGCACTGTGCGCCCGAGGCCTGCGCATCCCGATCATTTTCATCACTGGCTACCAGGGCCCACCGCCAAAGGTCAACGCAGCATTTCCCGAGCCGCTCGCCTACTTCCCGAAACCCTTTCCCTGCGGCGAACTCATCACCTGCATCGAAAGCGCGTTCAATCGCACCGTTTGA
- a CDS encoding GlxA family transcriptional regulator has product MNSIFHHPDPLTCLLAQPRTLVFLAYPQMGLLDLTGAQTVFWAASKARAERGLPGYAMHTASLAGGLIATAEGLAVNTVPLNTFDETAIDTLIVPGAPNIRQAMLDNVALVDWLRAASVKAGRTASVCSGTFLLAQAGLLEGLRATTHWGMCDMLKGGFPSVDVDLDAIYIQQGKVWTSAGVTTGIDMALALVEADCGRAIALQVARELVVFLKRPGGQAQFSQLLQSQIDDRGGFDELHLWISENLGDTGLNVETLARQAQMSPRNFARVYKRKTGRTPAKALELFRLEAARRMLEDSQRNIDQIAQLCGFGDEERMRDTFYRHLSVSPREYRSRFSR; this is encoded by the coding sequence ATGAACTCAATTTTTCATCACCCCGACCCACTCACCTGTCTGCTCGCGCAGCCGCGCACGCTGGTGTTCCTGGCCTATCCGCAAATGGGCTTGCTGGACCTGACCGGCGCACAGACCGTGTTCTGGGCAGCGTCCAAAGCCAGGGCCGAACGCGGCCTGCCTGGCTACGCGATGCACACCGCAAGCCTCGCCGGCGGATTGATCGCCACCGCCGAAGGGCTGGCGGTCAACACCGTCCCACTGAACACCTTTGACGAAACCGCGATAGATACCCTGATCGTGCCCGGTGCACCGAACATCCGGCAGGCCATGCTCGACAACGTTGCGCTGGTGGACTGGTTGCGCGCGGCGTCGGTTAAGGCGGGACGCACCGCCTCGGTGTGCAGCGGCACCTTTCTGCTGGCCCAGGCCGGGCTGCTGGAAGGGTTGCGCGCGACCACCCACTGGGGGATGTGCGACATGCTCAAGGGTGGTTTTCCCAGTGTCGATGTCGACCTTGATGCGATCTACATCCAGCAAGGCAAGGTCTGGACTTCCGCCGGGGTCACCACCGGAATCGACATGGCGCTGGCACTGGTCGAAGCCGATTGCGGCAGGGCCATAGCTCTACAGGTCGCGCGGGAGCTGGTGGTTTTTCTCAAGCGGCCCGGCGGTCAGGCGCAGTTCAGCCAGTTGCTGCAATCGCAGATCGACGACCGCGGCGGCTTCGACGAACTGCACCTGTGGATCAGCGAAAACCTCGGCGACACGGGCCTGAACGTCGAAACCCTGGCCCGACAGGCACAGATGAGCCCGCGCAATTTCGCTCGGGTCTACAAACGCAAGACCGGTCGCACACCGGCGAAGGCGCTTGAGCTGTTTCGCCTGGAAGCGGCGCGACGGATGCTCGAAGACTCCCAGCGCAACATCGACCAGATCGCGCAGTTGTGCGGGTTCGGCGACGAAGAACGCATGCGCGACACCTTCTACCGTCATCTCTCGGTCTCGCCTCGGGAATACCGCAGCCGGTTCTCGCGCTGA
- a CDS encoding MBL fold metallo-hydrolase, translated as MSTYLNHSQQTHSATSLPFTSNFGQAQELVPSRYALQVGDIDVVVISDGVLPLPTSTMSTNADPQARAAWFKDMFLGPDAFDWALNVLVVRSGEQIILVDAGLGGQFPGFPRAGQLPKRLEAAGIDLAAVTDIVITHMHMDHVGGLLVDEVKSRLRPDVRIHVSAKEVEFWETPDFTQTEMPAPVPDVLRATANQFINDYRSRVRTFDDEYEVAPGVVVKLTGGHTPGHSIVYVNSGGERLTFAGDALFPVAFEHPEWHNGFEHDPEESVRVRVRLMREAAASGEWFVATHLPFPSVGRVAVDGDAFRWIAAFWDY; from the coding sequence ATGTCTACCTATCTGAATCACTCCCAACAAACCCACTCAGCCACCAGCCTGCCATTCACCTCGAATTTCGGCCAGGCTCAGGAGCTGGTGCCTTCGCGCTACGCACTGCAGGTCGGCGACATCGACGTGGTGGTGATCAGCGATGGCGTCCTGCCGCTGCCGACCTCGACCATGTCGACCAATGCTGACCCGCAGGCTCGCGCCGCCTGGTTCAAGGACATGTTTCTGGGGCCGGACGCGTTCGACTGGGCACTCAACGTGCTGGTGGTGCGCAGCGGCGAGCAGATCATCCTGGTCGACGCCGGACTGGGCGGGCAGTTTCCTGGCTTTCCCCGGGCCGGCCAGCTGCCGAAACGGCTGGAAGCGGCCGGCATTGATCTGGCAGCCGTGACCGACATCGTGATCACGCACATGCACATGGACCATGTCGGCGGCCTGCTGGTCGACGAAGTGAAGAGCCGGCTGCGTCCGGATGTGCGGATCCATGTTTCAGCGAAAGAAGTCGAGTTCTGGGAAACTCCGGACTTCACTCAGACCGAGATGCCGGCGCCGGTGCCTGACGTTCTGCGCGCGACAGCCAATCAGTTCATCAACGATTACCGGAGCCGGGTGCGCACTTTCGACGATGAATACGAGGTGGCGCCGGGCGTGGTGGTGAAGCTGACCGGTGGGCATACGCCGGGCCACAGCATTGTTTACGTCAACTCCGGCGGTGAACGCCTGACCTTTGCCGGCGATGCCTTGTTTCCGGTGGCCTTCGAACACCCGGAATGGCACAACGGCTTCGAGCATGACCCTGAAGAATCGGTGCGGGTGCGCGTGCGTCTGATGCGCGAGGCGGCGGCGAGCGGTGAGTGGTTTGTCGCCACGCACCTGCCGTTCCCTTCGGTGGGCCGAGTAGCGGTCGATGGTGACGCGTTCCGCTGGATTGCAGCGTTCTGGGATTACTGA
- a CDS encoding response regulator, whose translation MFNSAIISVVDDDELVLVSLDSLLRSCGYTVKTFTSAFAFLESSAPEQTGCLISDIQMPGMCGVEMYEALAARKIHIPTIFITGKPGLPPEFSSRVKTPEGYFSKPFHTDALLACIEQALMRRR comes from the coding sequence ATGTTCAACTCAGCTATTATTTCAGTTGTCGATGATGACGAACTTGTTCTGGTTTCACTGGACAGCTTGTTGCGGTCTTGCGGTTATACAGTCAAGACGTTCACCAGCGCGTTTGCTTTTCTTGAATCAAGCGCGCCAGAGCAGACCGGGTGCCTGATCTCCGACATTCAGATGCCCGGCATGTGCGGGGTCGAAATGTACGAGGCGCTGGCGGCCAGGAAGATCCACATTCCGACTATCTTCATCACCGGCAAGCCGGGCCTGCCCCCTGAGTTCAGCAGCCGTGTGAAGACGCCCGAGGGCTATTTCTCCAAACCGTTCCATACCGACGCACTGCTGGCCTGCATCGAACAGGCCCTGATGCGCCGACGTTGA
- a CDS encoding AraC family transcriptional regulator, protein MSTQRTTPDPESENPVRERTVVFVAYPQMGLLDLTGAQTVLWAASCRLAQLGLPGYALHTASLHGGPVQTGEGLVVQTRRLDELSGEPINTLIVPGSASIRQAMLDNAPLVDWLRVTSATASRTTSVCSGAFFLAQAGLLDGLRVATHWLMADTFERLFPKVELDREAIFVRQASVWTSAGVSAGIDLALALVEADNGRDVAMQVARRMVVYYRRPDNQEQWSPLLHSQHSIALER, encoded by the coding sequence TTGTCTACTCAACGCACAACCCCCGACCCTGAATCCGAAAATCCGGTACGAGAACGAACCGTGGTTTTCGTGGCGTATCCGCAAATGGGCCTGCTGGATCTGACCGGTGCCCAGACCGTCTTATGGGCGGCAAGCTGCAGACTGGCGCAACTCGGCTTGCCCGGTTACGCCTTGCACACCGCAAGCCTGCATGGCGGGCCGGTGCAGACCGGCGAAGGCCTGGTGGTGCAAACCCGGCGGCTGGATGAGCTAAGCGGCGAGCCGATCAATACGCTGATCGTTCCGGGCTCGGCATCCATTCGCCAGGCCATGCTCGACAACGCGCCGCTGGTGGACTGGTTGCGCGTCACGTCAGCCACGGCCAGCCGTACAACGTCGGTATGCAGCGGCGCATTTTTCCTGGCTCAGGCGGGACTGCTCGACGGCCTGCGCGTGGCGACACACTGGCTGATGGCTGACACGTTCGAGCGGCTGTTTCCCAAGGTCGAACTGGATCGCGAAGCCATCTTCGTTCGCCAGGCATCGGTGTGGACTTCGGCCGGGGTCAGCGCGGGAATCGATCTTGCACTGGCACTGGTCGAGGCCGACAACGGCCGTGATGTGGCCATGCAGGTCGCCCGGCGCATGGTCGTTTACTACCGGCGCCCGGACAACCAGGAACAGTGGAGTCCGCTGTTGCACTCACAACATTCAATCGCGCTCGAGCGCTAG